From one Excalfactoria chinensis isolate bCotChi1 chromosome 9, bCotChi1.hap2, whole genome shotgun sequence genomic stretch:
- the SPHKAP gene encoding A-kinase anchor protein SPHKAP isoform X2, with protein sequence MFRPAARRHLALRSNFESSLMQEVAEHQGNSTDSSGSSLGSTVTACKKILCSNSLLESTDYWLQNQRTPCQIGFLEDKSESNCASVCFVNLDANRDDCSNEQVKQKLISVSPNLPKLISSMNVQPPKENEIVLLSGLTSGNLQADYEVPQCPWQADVCLVQCARGDRKNSASCIIFEINKFLIGLELVQERQLQIEAHVSKPEDDTNCSVSSIEEDFLTASEHLEEENEADEYKTAHEKISVSEASPDVRKNKGKGFESLHYRKARLPLILEGNCVNEDNTASKVSEAVHGVAEDSISRPEDKAEQEILGQKELVGRASSSLSSEDLTNNVENSCSVNVLDASLTKMAKEETGPLYDSTAKPSGKAEAEDCAGVRRSNPPLQNEQAATGQYATNLAESVLQDAFIRLSQSQPTFSEEAAVSISVGSSCKSKDASASRSWNELPKIVIVQSPDSSENVPDWPGSAFPNLCHWTETESSEVSDYFEEDHSNGQSQSALEMALACAATVIGTISSPQAAEKFRRDQEATDSKSETVDNEDLHTNSSQLLEDCTSTEYSFPSALCGMTQVASAVAVCGLGETKEEKYPATSSGLLSAAETSAAITLHCSIAVGSSMENLNDSIAEALLKEASIILTKPNTYKNVGHFMESINGRIIETAARPRIPHSDEVIRDELAQNLSNIILRHSIEEVRKKRELQSHSENGSSTQDIFMETANELLFNVIYFTCKKMNDIRQVEECSPLFSEGLKGKKVTRVEGWPTQATACETSRRTLDHSAINPFDTSYSASKDTENGISTKKINMRDVNSNENATVNSELTSRAIGHNALVAKTSPKKRYLKRTTRDCYKSPNQSNIQKKRDYRSFSDRESTFANNECRHGVQDQLPSSVVVNVENQAKHKCDAELSDEVQVSLSLLGNHVLLPSQPVLQVKNSRDKYCITDFAEELAETVVSMATEIAAICLENSNGKQPWFCAWKKGNEYLVTQSISCRTMKRKKETHANGSVVRKHRAPRLSEIKRKTDEHPELKERLMNRVVDESINLEDTPDSVSIFANEVAAKIMNLTELSMVDSIWQGPNHPRNRLHCERWSRAKASSCESIPEEDIDSKVSINTLGLMNAFGQPMSQTSSVSKQSSCESITDEFSRFMVNQMENEGRGFDLLLDYYAGKNANSILTSALQQVAKKNGHLNVRPSCPSKQSSTESITEEFYRYMLKEIEKENKDNASSPRSSKDWCGSLLSPSLRSPFCFRQSSVPDGRSSGSRLTVNIPVKANSLDGFAQHHQDSLSVQPVSTVASSGLCKSDSCLYQRCKTDQITDMLIHETWASSIESLMRKNKIITDEAEVTEVDHFHSDSPPHVQQYANRLAADIVENGKNLIVVQQDAFDSASQEHVLESKHPQGAAQIQVEPRRGGINLDEQKEHMKNSECLPAGQHREVPLIQIETDQRDESDKDSESLTLHELSEKEHQGKEKPPEVYTGKHMVSSTLLNSKSTQSKPDAEITGETKAAEEFPTHLSSSEESTGSWSQLANDEDNPDDTSSYLQLSERSLSNGNSSTTSSLGIMDLEIYQENVPPSPVINDLVEEKVFLKEQTDNTEESTSGLSVGTANYQKELLVINFDLEPECPNAELRATLQWIAASELGIPTIYFKKSQENRIEKFLDVVQLVQRKAWKVGDIFHAVVQYCKLSEESKEKTPSLFDWLLELG encoded by the exons gtttgttttgtgaattTAGATGCAAACAGAGATGATTGCAGCAATGAACAAGTGAAACAG AAATTGATCAGCGTCTCTCCAAATCTCCCTAAACTCATCAGTTCTATGAATGTACAACCcccaaaggaaaatgaaatagtcCTGCTGAGCGGATTAACATCAGGAAATCTTCAGGCTGATTATGAAGTTCCCCAG TGTCCTTGGCAGGCAGATGTCTGCTTGGTTCAGTGTGCGAGGGGAGACAGGAAGAACAGTGCAAGCTGCATCATCTTTGAAATAAACAAGTTTCTGATTGGGCTTGAGCTTGTTCAGGAGAGACAGCTGCAGATAGAAGCTCATGTCTCAAAGCCTGAGGATGACACAAACTGCTCAGTGTCCTCAATAGAAGAAGATTTCCTCACAGCATCTGAGCATCTCGAGGAGGAAAACGAGGCTGATGAATATAAAACTg cCCATGAGAAAATAAGTGTTTCAGAAGCATCTCCTGatgtcagaaaaaataaaggaaaaggatttgAAAGCCTCCACTACAGAAAAGCCAGGTTGCCATTAATTCTTGAAGGGAATTGCGTTAATGAAGATAATACAGCTAGTAAAGTCTCTGAAGCTGTACATGGTGTGGCTGAAGATAGCATCTCACGACCTGAAGATAAGGCAGAGCAGGAAATCCTGGGTCAAAAGGAATTAGTGGGAAGAGCTTCATCATCCCTCAGCAGTGAGGATTTGACTAACAATGTTGAAAATTCCTGCTCAGTGAATGTATTAGATGCATCTTTAACCAAAATGGCTAAAGAGGAGACGGGGCCTCTTTATGACTCTACAGCAAAACCCAGTGGTAAGGCAGAAGCAGAGGATTGTGCAGGTGTTAGGAGAAGCAACCCCCCCTTGCAAAACGAGCAAGCAGCTACAGGTCAGTATGCTACAAATCTAGCAGAATCTGTTCTGCAAGATGCGTTCATTAGACTTTCACAGTCTCAACCCACTTTCAGTGAGGAGGCTGCAGTCAGCATCTCCGTAGGAAGCTCCTGCAAGTCAAAAGATGCATCTGCTTCTCGATCATGGAACGAACTTCCAAAGATTGTCATAGTGCAAAGTCCAGACAGCAGTGAGAATGTGCCAGACTGGCCAGGGTCTGCCTTCCCAAACCTGTGCCACTGGACTGAAACAGAGAGTTCTGAAGTTTCAGATTACTTTGAAGAAGACCATTCAAACGGACAAAGCCAGAGCGCTCTGGAGATGGCTCTGGCTTGTGCAGCAACTGTCATTGGAACCATTTCAAGTCCCCAGGCAGCAGAAAAATTCAGAAGGGATCAAGAAGCCACAGACTCCAAAAGTGAAACAGTTGATAATGAAGATCTACACACAAATTCTTCACAGCTACTTGAAGACTGTACTAGCACAGAATATTCATTTCCATCTGCGCTGTGTGGCATGACTCAAGTAGCAAGTGCTGTAGCAGTCTGTGGTCTGGgggaaacaaaggaagagaagtACCCTGCAACTTCGAGTgggctgctgtctgcagctgagACTTCTGCAGCCATTACACTTCATTGTAGCATAGCTGTAGGAAGCAGCATGGAAAACCTGAATGATAGCATTGCAGAGGCCCTTCTCAAAGAGGCATCGATAATTTTGACAAAACCTAATACATACAAAAATGTAGGGCATTTTATGGAATCTATAAATGGAAGAATTATTGAAACAGCAGCAAGGCCACGGATTCCACACTCTGATGAAGTAATCAGAGACGAACTGGCACAAAATTTATCCAATATTATTCTACGACATTCTATTGAAGAagtcaggaagaaaagagagctACAGTCCCATTCAGAAAACGGCTCAAGTACACAAGACATTTTCATGGAGACTGCCAATGAGTTGCTTTTTAATGTGATATATTTCACTTGCAAGAAGATGAATGACATAAGGCAAGTTGAAGAGTGTTCCCCTCTCTTTTCTGAAGGCCTGAAAGGCAAGAAGGTAACAAGAGTAGAAGGATGGCCAACACAGGCAACAGCATGTGAAACATCACGCAGAACCCTTGATCATTCTGCTATTAACCCATTTGATACATCCTACAGTGCTAGCAAAGACACCGAAAATGGTATcagcacaaagaaaattaacatgAGAGATGTAAATAGCAACGAAAACGCCACTGTAAATTCAGAGCTAACAAGTAGAGCCATTGGGCATAATGCACTTGTTGCAAAAACATCTCCCAAGAAAAGATACCTGAAAAGAACGACACGAGACTGTTACAAATCCCCAAATCAGAGTAACATCCAGAAGAAGAGAGACTACAGGTCATTTTCAGACAGAGAAAGTACCTTTGCAAACAATGAATGCAGGCATGGTGTTCAAGATCAACTGCCTTCCAGTGTTGTTGTGAACGTGGAAAACCAGGCCAAACATAAGTGCGATGCTGAACTAAGTGATGAAGTCCAAGTTAGCTTGTCTTTGTTAGGAAACCACGTCTTACTTCCTTCTCAGCCTGTGCTACAGGTGAAAAATTCAAGAGACAAATACTGTATAACAGATTTTGCAGAAGAACTGGCAGAAACAGTGGTCTCTATGGCAACAGAAATAGCTGCCATTTGTCTTGAAAATTCAAATGGGAAGCAGCCCTGGTTCTGTGCATGGAAGAAAGGCAATGAATATCTGGTGACCCAGAGTATATCATGCAGAactatgaaaaggaaaaaggaaaccCATGCTAATGGCTCGGTTGTTCGGAAGCACAGGGCACCTCGACTTAgtgagataaaaagaaagacagatgaGCATCCTGAGCTAAAGGAAAGGTTGATGAATCGAGTAGTAGATGAATCTATAAACCTTGAGGACACACCAGATTCTGTCAGTATCTTTGCAAATGAAGTGGCTGCAAAGATCATGAACCTCACTGAACTCTCCATGGTTGACAGCATCTGGCAGGGCCCAAACCATCCCAGGAACAGGCTGCACTGCGAAAGATGGAGCCGAGCCAAGGCCTCAAGCTGCGAGAGCATACCAGAGGAGGACATAGATTCCAAAGTCTCTATCAATACTCTAGGCCTAATGAACGCCTTTGGTCAGCCTATGAGCCAGACAAGTTCTGTCTCAAAGCAGTCTAGTTGTGAAAGCATTACAGATGAGTTTTCAAGATTTATGGTGAaccaaatggaaaatgaaggaagaggCTTTGATTTATTACTTGATTATTATGCGGggaaaaatgcaaacagcatcTTGACTTCTGCTTTGCAACAGGTTGCTAAGAAAAATGGTCATCTTAATGTACGACCAAGTTGCCCATCCAAGCAGTCCAGCACAGAAAGCATaacagaagaattttacaggtatatgctgaaagaaatagaaaaagaaaataaagataatgcATCTTCCCCTCGGAGTTCAAAGGACTGGTGTGGCAGTTTGCTATCACCCTCTCTGCGATCACCTTTTTGCTTTAGACAGTCCTCAGTGCCTGATGGCAGATCATCAGGTTCTAGACTAACAGTTAACATCCCAGTCAAGGCAAATTCATTAGATGGATTTGCCCAGCATCACCAGGATTCCTTAAGTGTACAGCCAGTCAGTACTGTGGCTTCTTCAGGTCTTTGCAAGTCTGACTCATGTCTGTACCAAAGATGCAAGACTGACCAGATAACAGATATGTTGATTCACGAGACATGGGCAAGCTCTATTGAATCTCTAATGCgcaaaaacaaaatcataacAGATGAGGCAGAAGTTACAGAGGTAGATCATTTTCACAGCGATTCCCCACCACATGTACAGCAGTACGCAAACAGACTGGCTGCAGATATTGTTGAAAATGGTAAAAATTTAATTGTTGTCCAGCAGGATGCTTTTGATTCTGCAAGCCAAGAACACGTGCTGGAAAGCAAACATCCCCAGGGTGCAGCTCAGATTCAAGTAGAACCCAGAAGGGGTGGAATAAATTTGGATGAGCAAAAGGAGCACATGAAGAACTCTGAGTGCCTCCCTGCTGGTCAGCACAGGGAAGTGCCTTTAATTCAGATAGAAACTGATCAACGAGACGAATCAGATAAAGACTCTGAGTCCTTAACTTTACACGAGCTTTCTGAAAAGGAGCATCAAGGCAAGGAAAAGCCTCCAGAAGTTTACACTGGGAAGCACATGGTTTCCAGTACCCTACTGAATAG CAAAAGCACTCAGAGCAAACCAGATGCTGAAATCacaggagaaacaaaagcagctgaagaatTTCCAACACACCTCAGCAGCAGCGAAGAAAGCACTGGCAGCTGGTCCCAGCTTGCCAACGATGAAGACAATCCTGATGACACAAGTAGCTACTTACAACTCAGCGAACGATCCCTGAG CAATGGCAACAGCAGTACAACTAGCAGTCTTGGCATTATGGACCTGGAAATTTATCAGGAGAACGTTCCACCTTCTCCTGTGATTAA TGACTTAGTAGAAGAAAAGGTTTTCCTTAAAGAACAGACAGATAATACAGAGG AAAGTACTTCTGGGCTCTCAGTGGGAACAGCCAATTATCAGAAAGAACTCCTGGTGATTAATTTTGATCTGGAACCAGAATGCCCCAACGCAGAGCTGCGAGCCACCCTGCAGTGGATAGCCGCTTCCGAACTTGGAATCCCAAccatctattttaaaaaatctcagGAAAACAGAATTGAAAAG TTTTTAGATGTTGTGCAGCTAGTTCAACGGAAGGCCTGGAAAGTGGGTGACATCTTTCATGCTGTGGTGCAGTACTGCAAGCTCAGTGAGGAGAGCAAAGAGAAGACACCAAGCCTGTTTGATTGGCTCCTTGAACTGGGCTAG
- the SPHKAP gene encoding A-kinase anchor protein SPHKAP isoform X4: MAGRPPPSNFESSLMQEVAEHQGNSTDSSGSSLGSTVTACKKILCSNSLLESTDYWLQNQRTPCQIGFLEDKSESNCASVCFVNLDANRDDCSNEQVKQKLISVSPNLPKLISSMNVQPPKENEIVLLSGLTSGNLQADYEVPQCPWQADVCLVQCARGDRKNSASCIIFEINKFLIGLELVQERQLQIEAHVSKPEDDTNCSVSSIEEDFLTASEHLEEENEADEYKTAHEKISVSEASPDVRKNKGKGFESLHYRKARLPLILEGNCVNEDNTASKVSEAVHGVAEDSISRPEDKAEQEILGQKELVGRASSSLSSEDLTNNVENSCSVNVLDASLTKMAKEETGPLYDSTAKPSGKAEAEDCAGVRRSNPPLQNEQAATGQYATNLAESVLQDAFIRLSQSQPTFSEEAAVSISVGSSCKSKDASASRSWNELPKIVIVQSPDSSENVPDWPGSAFPNLCHWTETESSEVSDYFEEDHSNGQSQSALEMALACAATVIGTISSPQAAEKFRRDQEATDSKSETVDNEDLHTNSSQLLEDCTSTEYSFPSALCGMTQVASAVAVCGLGETKEEKYPATSSGLLSAAETSAAITLHCSIAVGSSMENLNDSIAEALLKEASIILTKPNTYKNVGHFMESINGRIIETAARPRIPHSDEVIRDELAQNLSNIILRHSIEEVRKKRELQSHSENGSSTQDIFMETANELLFNVIYFTCKKMNDIRQVEECSPLFSEGLKGKKVTRVEGWPTQATACETSRRTLDHSAINPFDTSYSASKDTENGISTKKINMRDVNSNENATVNSELTSRAIGHNALVAKTSPKKRYLKRTTRDCYKSPNQSNIQKKRDYRSFSDRESTFANNECRHGVQDQLPSSVVVNVENQAKHKCDAELSDEVQVSLSLLGNHVLLPSQPVLQVKNSRDKYCITDFAEELAETVVSMATEIAAICLENSNGKQPWFCAWKKGNEYLVTQSISCRTMKRKKETHANGSVVRKHRAPRLSEIKRKTDEHPELKERLMNRVVDESINLEDTPDSVSIFANEVAAKIMNLTELSMVDSIWQGPNHPRNRLHCERWSRAKASSCESIPEEDIDSKVSINTLGLMNAFGQPMSQTSSVSKQSSCESITDEFSRFMVNQMENEGRGFDLLLDYYAGKNANSILTSALQQVAKKNGHLNVRPSCPSKQSSTESITEEFYRYMLKEIEKENKDNASSPRSSKDWCGSLLSPSLRSPFCFRQSSVPDGRSSGSRLTVNIPVKANSLDGFAQHHQDSLSVQPVSTVASSGLCKSDSCLYQRCKTDQITDMLIHETWASSIESLMRKNKIITDEAEVTEVDHFHSDSPPHVQQYANRLAADIVENGKNLIVVQQDAFDSASQEHVLESKHPQGAAQIQVEPRRGGINLDEQKEHMKNSECLPAGQHREVPLIQIETDQRDESDKDSESLTLHELSEKEHQGKEKPPEVYTGKHMVSSTLLNSKSTQSKPDAEITGETKAAEEFPTHLSSSEESTGSWSQLANDEDNPDDTSSYLQLSERSLSNGNSSTTSSLGIMDLEIYQENVPPSPVINDLVEEKVFLKEQTDNTEESTSGLSVGTANYQKELLVINFDLEPECPNAELRATLQWIAASELGIPTIYFKKSQENRIEKFLDVVQLVQRKAWKVGDIFHAVVQYCKLSEESKEKTPSLFDWLLELG, translated from the exons gtttgttttgtgaattTAGATGCAAACAGAGATGATTGCAGCAATGAACAAGTGAAACAG AAATTGATCAGCGTCTCTCCAAATCTCCCTAAACTCATCAGTTCTATGAATGTACAACCcccaaaggaaaatgaaatagtcCTGCTGAGCGGATTAACATCAGGAAATCTTCAGGCTGATTATGAAGTTCCCCAG TGTCCTTGGCAGGCAGATGTCTGCTTGGTTCAGTGTGCGAGGGGAGACAGGAAGAACAGTGCAAGCTGCATCATCTTTGAAATAAACAAGTTTCTGATTGGGCTTGAGCTTGTTCAGGAGAGACAGCTGCAGATAGAAGCTCATGTCTCAAAGCCTGAGGATGACACAAACTGCTCAGTGTCCTCAATAGAAGAAGATTTCCTCACAGCATCTGAGCATCTCGAGGAGGAAAACGAGGCTGATGAATATAAAACTg cCCATGAGAAAATAAGTGTTTCAGAAGCATCTCCTGatgtcagaaaaaataaaggaaaaggatttgAAAGCCTCCACTACAGAAAAGCCAGGTTGCCATTAATTCTTGAAGGGAATTGCGTTAATGAAGATAATACAGCTAGTAAAGTCTCTGAAGCTGTACATGGTGTGGCTGAAGATAGCATCTCACGACCTGAAGATAAGGCAGAGCAGGAAATCCTGGGTCAAAAGGAATTAGTGGGAAGAGCTTCATCATCCCTCAGCAGTGAGGATTTGACTAACAATGTTGAAAATTCCTGCTCAGTGAATGTATTAGATGCATCTTTAACCAAAATGGCTAAAGAGGAGACGGGGCCTCTTTATGACTCTACAGCAAAACCCAGTGGTAAGGCAGAAGCAGAGGATTGTGCAGGTGTTAGGAGAAGCAACCCCCCCTTGCAAAACGAGCAAGCAGCTACAGGTCAGTATGCTACAAATCTAGCAGAATCTGTTCTGCAAGATGCGTTCATTAGACTTTCACAGTCTCAACCCACTTTCAGTGAGGAGGCTGCAGTCAGCATCTCCGTAGGAAGCTCCTGCAAGTCAAAAGATGCATCTGCTTCTCGATCATGGAACGAACTTCCAAAGATTGTCATAGTGCAAAGTCCAGACAGCAGTGAGAATGTGCCAGACTGGCCAGGGTCTGCCTTCCCAAACCTGTGCCACTGGACTGAAACAGAGAGTTCTGAAGTTTCAGATTACTTTGAAGAAGACCATTCAAACGGACAAAGCCAGAGCGCTCTGGAGATGGCTCTGGCTTGTGCAGCAACTGTCATTGGAACCATTTCAAGTCCCCAGGCAGCAGAAAAATTCAGAAGGGATCAAGAAGCCACAGACTCCAAAAGTGAAACAGTTGATAATGAAGATCTACACACAAATTCTTCACAGCTACTTGAAGACTGTACTAGCACAGAATATTCATTTCCATCTGCGCTGTGTGGCATGACTCAAGTAGCAAGTGCTGTAGCAGTCTGTGGTCTGGgggaaacaaaggaagagaagtACCCTGCAACTTCGAGTgggctgctgtctgcagctgagACTTCTGCAGCCATTACACTTCATTGTAGCATAGCTGTAGGAAGCAGCATGGAAAACCTGAATGATAGCATTGCAGAGGCCCTTCTCAAAGAGGCATCGATAATTTTGACAAAACCTAATACATACAAAAATGTAGGGCATTTTATGGAATCTATAAATGGAAGAATTATTGAAACAGCAGCAAGGCCACGGATTCCACACTCTGATGAAGTAATCAGAGACGAACTGGCACAAAATTTATCCAATATTATTCTACGACATTCTATTGAAGAagtcaggaagaaaagagagctACAGTCCCATTCAGAAAACGGCTCAAGTACACAAGACATTTTCATGGAGACTGCCAATGAGTTGCTTTTTAATGTGATATATTTCACTTGCAAGAAGATGAATGACATAAGGCAAGTTGAAGAGTGTTCCCCTCTCTTTTCTGAAGGCCTGAAAGGCAAGAAGGTAACAAGAGTAGAAGGATGGCCAACACAGGCAACAGCATGTGAAACATCACGCAGAACCCTTGATCATTCTGCTATTAACCCATTTGATACATCCTACAGTGCTAGCAAAGACACCGAAAATGGTATcagcacaaagaaaattaacatgAGAGATGTAAATAGCAACGAAAACGCCACTGTAAATTCAGAGCTAACAAGTAGAGCCATTGGGCATAATGCACTTGTTGCAAAAACATCTCCCAAGAAAAGATACCTGAAAAGAACGACACGAGACTGTTACAAATCCCCAAATCAGAGTAACATCCAGAAGAAGAGAGACTACAGGTCATTTTCAGACAGAGAAAGTACCTTTGCAAACAATGAATGCAGGCATGGTGTTCAAGATCAACTGCCTTCCAGTGTTGTTGTGAACGTGGAAAACCAGGCCAAACATAAGTGCGATGCTGAACTAAGTGATGAAGTCCAAGTTAGCTTGTCTTTGTTAGGAAACCACGTCTTACTTCCTTCTCAGCCTGTGCTACAGGTGAAAAATTCAAGAGACAAATACTGTATAACAGATTTTGCAGAAGAACTGGCAGAAACAGTGGTCTCTATGGCAACAGAAATAGCTGCCATTTGTCTTGAAAATTCAAATGGGAAGCAGCCCTGGTTCTGTGCATGGAAGAAAGGCAATGAATATCTGGTGACCCAGAGTATATCATGCAGAactatgaaaaggaaaaaggaaaccCATGCTAATGGCTCGGTTGTTCGGAAGCACAGGGCACCTCGACTTAgtgagataaaaagaaagacagatgaGCATCCTGAGCTAAAGGAAAGGTTGATGAATCGAGTAGTAGATGAATCTATAAACCTTGAGGACACACCAGATTCTGTCAGTATCTTTGCAAATGAAGTGGCTGCAAAGATCATGAACCTCACTGAACTCTCCATGGTTGACAGCATCTGGCAGGGCCCAAACCATCCCAGGAACAGGCTGCACTGCGAAAGATGGAGCCGAGCCAAGGCCTCAAGCTGCGAGAGCATACCAGAGGAGGACATAGATTCCAAAGTCTCTATCAATACTCTAGGCCTAATGAACGCCTTTGGTCAGCCTATGAGCCAGACAAGTTCTGTCTCAAAGCAGTCTAGTTGTGAAAGCATTACAGATGAGTTTTCAAGATTTATGGTGAaccaaatggaaaatgaaggaagaggCTTTGATTTATTACTTGATTATTATGCGGggaaaaatgcaaacagcatcTTGACTTCTGCTTTGCAACAGGTTGCTAAGAAAAATGGTCATCTTAATGTACGACCAAGTTGCCCATCCAAGCAGTCCAGCACAGAAAGCATaacagaagaattttacaggtatatgctgaaagaaatagaaaaagaaaataaagataatgcATCTTCCCCTCGGAGTTCAAAGGACTGGTGTGGCAGTTTGCTATCACCCTCTCTGCGATCACCTTTTTGCTTTAGACAGTCCTCAGTGCCTGATGGCAGATCATCAGGTTCTAGACTAACAGTTAACATCCCAGTCAAGGCAAATTCATTAGATGGATTTGCCCAGCATCACCAGGATTCCTTAAGTGTACAGCCAGTCAGTACTGTGGCTTCTTCAGGTCTTTGCAAGTCTGACTCATGTCTGTACCAAAGATGCAAGACTGACCAGATAACAGATATGTTGATTCACGAGACATGGGCAAGCTCTATTGAATCTCTAATGCgcaaaaacaaaatcataacAGATGAGGCAGAAGTTACAGAGGTAGATCATTTTCACAGCGATTCCCCACCACATGTACAGCAGTACGCAAACAGACTGGCTGCAGATATTGTTGAAAATGGTAAAAATTTAATTGTTGTCCAGCAGGATGCTTTTGATTCTGCAAGCCAAGAACACGTGCTGGAAAGCAAACATCCCCAGGGTGCAGCTCAGATTCAAGTAGAACCCAGAAGGGGTGGAATAAATTTGGATGAGCAAAAGGAGCACATGAAGAACTCTGAGTGCCTCCCTGCTGGTCAGCACAGGGAAGTGCCTTTAATTCAGATAGAAACTGATCAACGAGACGAATCAGATAAAGACTCTGAGTCCTTAACTTTACACGAGCTTTCTGAAAAGGAGCATCAAGGCAAGGAAAAGCCTCCAGAAGTTTACACTGGGAAGCACATGGTTTCCAGTACCCTACTGAATAG CAAAAGCACTCAGAGCAAACCAGATGCTGAAATCacaggagaaacaaaagcagctgaagaatTTCCAACACACCTCAGCAGCAGCGAAGAAAGCACTGGCAGCTGGTCCCAGCTTGCCAACGATGAAGACAATCCTGATGACACAAGTAGCTACTTACAACTCAGCGAACGATCCCTGAG CAATGGCAACAGCAGTACAACTAGCAGTCTTGGCATTATGGACCTGGAAATTTATCAGGAGAACGTTCCACCTTCTCCTGTGATTAA TGACTTAGTAGAAGAAAAGGTTTTCCTTAAAGAACAGACAGATAATACAGAGG AAAGTACTTCTGGGCTCTCAGTGGGAACAGCCAATTATCAGAAAGAACTCCTGGTGATTAATTTTGATCTGGAACCAGAATGCCCCAACGCAGAGCTGCGAGCCACCCTGCAGTGGATAGCCGCTTCCGAACTTGGAATCCCAAccatctattttaaaaaatctcagGAAAACAGAATTGAAAAG TTTTTAGATGTTGTGCAGCTAGTTCAACGGAAGGCCTGGAAAGTGGGTGACATCTTTCATGCTGTGGTGCAGTACTGCAAGCTCAGTGAGGAGAGCAAAGAGAAGACACCAAGCCTGTTTGATTGGCTCCTTGAACTGGGCTAG